One window of Capsicum annuum cultivar UCD-10X-F1 unplaced genomic scaffold, UCD10Xv1.1 ctg4978, whole genome shotgun sequence genomic DNA carries:
- the LOC107845530 gene encoding phenolic glucoside malonyltransferase 1, which yields MAKVIQQCQVAPPPGGAAELTLPLTYFDLSWLIFGRNRLILFYKLPISKSDFVQTIIRHLKDSLSLALKHYAPLAGNLVCPIDSSGHPELRYVPGDSVSVTFSETNMDFNYLIGNHSRNAKDFYPLIPQLAEPKDAPGVILAPLLAIKVTLFPNLGISIGFSNHHAACDGNTIVRFTRAWALLNKFDGDEQSIANEFIPFYGRSAIKDPYEQGTTMWNIIKTFKPEMRDIVVIPVDKVRATFIVGHDKIAKLKNLVLSRRPSLEHVTSFSVTCAYVWTCYVKSKATVWEEKDKNVLEFFTCAVDYRARLNPPLPQSYFGNCIIGYNSETTHINLIGEEGFTIAAELIGKTIQKRVKDEEWLHSGNWFKSFDTVDFKRAFGLAGSPKFDLYATDFGWGKPAKLESISIESGEGGVMSLSKSRDSDGDLEIGLSLSKAQMNAFATIFSHGLGFL from the coding sequence ATGGCTAAGGTTATTCAGCAATGTCAAGTTGCGCCACCTCCCGGTGGTGCAGCCGAGTTGACACTCCCTCTTACCTATTTTGATCTTTCGTGGTTAATCTTCGGCCGCAACAGGCTGATTTTATTCTACAAGCTCCCTATTTCCAAATCAGATTTTGTCCAAACTATTATACGTCATCTTAAAGATTCACTCTCCCTCGCTCTCAAACACTATGCACCCTTAGCTGGAAACCTTGTTTGTCCAATAGATTCGAGTGGTCATCCTGAGTTGCGTTATGTGCCTGGTGATTCTGTGTCTGTTACCTTTTCTGAGACTAATATGGATTTCAATTATCTCATTGGTAACCATTCCCGAAATGCTAAGGATTTTTATCCCTTGATTCCTCAATTGGCGGAACCTAAAGATGCACCCGGGGTCATACTAGCCCCGTTGTTAGCCATTAAAGTGACACTTTTTCCAAATCTTGGCATATCCATCGGTTTCAGTAACCATCATGCCGCTTGTGATGGAAACACCATAGTAAGATTCACGAGAGCATGGGCTTTACTCAACAAATTCGATGGGGATGAACAATCTATAGCGAATGAGTTCATTCCATTCTATGGTAGGTCCGCAATAAAAGACCCTTATGAACAAGGGACTACTATGTGGAATATAATAAAGACATTTAAGCCGGAGATGCGTGACATAGTTGTGATTCCTGTTGATAAAGTTCGAGCTACATTTATTGTAGGACATGATAAAATCGCGAAGCTCAAGAACTTAGTTTTGTCAAGACGACCAAGCCTAGAACATGTGACATCTTTCTCAGTAACATGTGCTTATGTATGGACTTGCTATGTAAAATCAAAGGCCACGGTTTGGGAAGAGAAAGACAAGAATGTACTGGAGTTCTTCACATGTGCAGTGGATTATAGAGCGCGACTTAATCCACCACTTCCTCAATCTTATTTTGGGAATTGCATAATAGGGTACAATTCAGAAACAACACATATTAACTTAATTGGTGAGGAAGGCTTTACAATTGCTGCGGAATTAATTGGAAAAACCATTCAAAAACGGGTGAAGGATGAGGAATGGCTCCACAGTGGTAACTGGTTTAAAAGTTTTGATACCGTAGACTTCAAACGAGCGTTTGGACTTGCTGGATCTCCAAAGTTTGATTTATATGCTACTGATTTTGGTTGGGGTAAACCAGCCAAGTTAGAGTCCATTTCTATTGAAAGTGGAGAAGGCGGTGTAATGTCCCTCAGCAAGTCTAGGGACTCAGATGGAGACTTAGAGATTGGCTTGTCTTTGTCGAAAGCTCAAATGAATGCATTTGCTACTATATTCAGCCATGGACTGGGGTTTCTGTAG